A window of Symphalangus syndactylus isolate Jambi chromosome 24, NHGRI_mSymSyn1-v2.1_pri, whole genome shotgun sequence contains these coding sequences:
- the EDN3 gene encoding endothelin-3 isoform X2 — translation MEPGLWLLFGLTVTSAAGFVPCSQSGDAGRRGVSQAPTAARSEGDCEETVAGPGEGTVAPTALQGPSPGSPGQEQAAEGAPEHHRSRRCTCFTYKDKECVYYCHLDIIWINTPEQTVPYGLSNYRGSFRGKRSAGLLPGNLQLSHRPHLRCACVGRYDKACLHFCTQTLDVSRQVEVKDRQSKQALDLHHPKLVPGSGLALAPSTCPRCLFQEGVP, via the exons GATTCGTGCCTTGCTCCCAGTCTGGGGATGCTGGCAGGCGCGGCGTGTCCCAGGCCCCCACTGCAGCCAGATCTGAGGGGGACTGTGAAGAGACTGTGGCTGGCCCTGGCGAGGGGACTGTGGCCCCGACAGCACTGCAGGGTCCAAGCCCTGGAAGTCCTGGGCAGGAGCAGGCGGCCGAGGGGGCCCCTGAGCACCACCGATCCAGGCGCTGCACGTGCTTCACCTACAAGGACAAGGAGTGTGTCTACTATTGCCACCTGGACATCATTTGGATCAACACTCCCGA ACAGACCGTGCCCTATGGACTGTCCAACTACAGAGGAAGCTTCCGGGGCAAGAGGTCTGCAGGGCTGCTTCCAGGGAACCTGCAGCTCTCACATCGGCCACACTTGCGCTGCGCTTGTGTGGGGAGATATGACAAGGCCTGCCTGCACTTCTGCACCCAAACTCTGGACGTCAGCAG GCAG GTTGAAGTCAAGGACAGACAAAGCAAGCAGGCTTTAGACCTCCACCATCCAAAGCTCGTGCCTGGCAGTGGACTCGCCCTCGCTCCATCTACCTGCCCCCGCTGCCTCTTTCAGGAAGGAGTCCCTTAG
- the EDN3 gene encoding endothelin-3 isoform X5: MEPGLWLLFGLTVTSAAGFVPCSQSGDAGRRGVSQAPTAARSEGDCEETVAGPGEGTVAPTALQGPSPGSPGQEQAAEGAPEHHRSRRCTCFTYKDKECVYYCHLDIIWINTPEQTVPYGLSNYRGSFRGKRSAGLLPGNLQLSHRPHLRCACVGRYDKACLHFCTQTLDVSRLKSRTDKASRL, translated from the exons GATTCGTGCCTTGCTCCCAGTCTGGGGATGCTGGCAGGCGCGGCGTGTCCCAGGCCCCCACTGCAGCCAGATCTGAGGGGGACTGTGAAGAGACTGTGGCTGGCCCTGGCGAGGGGACTGTGGCCCCGACAGCACTGCAGGGTCCAAGCCCTGGAAGTCCTGGGCAGGAGCAGGCGGCCGAGGGGGCCCCTGAGCACCACCGATCCAGGCGCTGCACGTGCTTCACCTACAAGGACAAGGAGTGTGTCTACTATTGCCACCTGGACATCATTTGGATCAACACTCCCGA ACAGACCGTGCCCTATGGACTGTCCAACTACAGAGGAAGCTTCCGGGGCAAGAGGTCTGCAGGGCTGCTTCCAGGGAACCTGCAGCTCTCACATCGGCCACACTTGCGCTGCGCTTGTGTGGGGAGATATGACAAGGCCTGCCTGCACTTCTGCACCCAAACTCTGGACGTCAGCAG GTTGAAGTCAAGGACAGACAAAGCAAGCAGGCTTTAG
- the EDN3 gene encoding endothelin-3 isoform X3: protein MEPGLWLLFGLTVTSAAGFVPCSQSGDAGRRGVSQAPTAARSEGDCEETVAGPGEGTVAPTALQGPSPGSPGQEQAAEGAPEHHRSRRCTCFTYKDKECVYYCHLDIIWINTPEQTVPYGLSNYRGSFRGKRSAGLLPGNLQLSHRPHLRCACVGRYDKACLHFCTQTLDVSSNSRTAEKTDKEEEGKVRGANRGLCQRRLKSRTDKASRL, encoded by the exons GATTCGTGCCTTGCTCCCAGTCTGGGGATGCTGGCAGGCGCGGCGTGTCCCAGGCCCCCACTGCAGCCAGATCTGAGGGGGACTGTGAAGAGACTGTGGCTGGCCCTGGCGAGGGGACTGTGGCCCCGACAGCACTGCAGGGTCCAAGCCCTGGAAGTCCTGGGCAGGAGCAGGCGGCCGAGGGGGCCCCTGAGCACCACCGATCCAGGCGCTGCACGTGCTTCACCTACAAGGACAAGGAGTGTGTCTACTATTGCCACCTGGACATCATTTGGATCAACACTCCCGA ACAGACCGTGCCCTATGGACTGTCCAACTACAGAGGAAGCTTCCGGGGCAAGAGGTCTGCAGGGCTGCTTCCAGGGAACCTGCAGCTCTCACATCGGCCACACTTGCGCTGCGCTTGTGTGGGGAGATATGACAAGGCCTGCCTGCACTTCTGCACCCAAACTCTGGACGTCAGCAG TAATTCAAGGACGGcagaaaaaacagacaaagaagaggaagggaaggtgaGAGGTGCCAACAGAGGCCTGTGTCAAAGGAG GTTGAAGTCAAGGACAGACAAAGCAAGCAGGCTTTAG
- the EDN3 gene encoding endothelin-3 isoform X1, which translates to MEPGLWLLFGLTVTSAAGFVPCSQSGDAGRRGVSQAPTAARSEGDCEETVAGPGEGTVAPTALQGPSPGSPGQEQAAEGAPEHHRSRRCTCFTYKDKECVYYCHLDIIWINTPEQTVPYGLSNYRGSFRGKRSAGLLPGNLQLSHRPHLRCACVGRYDKACLHFCTQTLDVSSNSRTAEKTDKEEEGKVEVKDRQSKQALDLHHPKLVPGSGLALAPSTCPRCLFQEGVP; encoded by the exons GATTCGTGCCTTGCTCCCAGTCTGGGGATGCTGGCAGGCGCGGCGTGTCCCAGGCCCCCACTGCAGCCAGATCTGAGGGGGACTGTGAAGAGACTGTGGCTGGCCCTGGCGAGGGGACTGTGGCCCCGACAGCACTGCAGGGTCCAAGCCCTGGAAGTCCTGGGCAGGAGCAGGCGGCCGAGGGGGCCCCTGAGCACCACCGATCCAGGCGCTGCACGTGCTTCACCTACAAGGACAAGGAGTGTGTCTACTATTGCCACCTGGACATCATTTGGATCAACACTCCCGA ACAGACCGTGCCCTATGGACTGTCCAACTACAGAGGAAGCTTCCGGGGCAAGAGGTCTGCAGGGCTGCTTCCAGGGAACCTGCAGCTCTCACATCGGCCACACTTGCGCTGCGCTTGTGTGGGGAGATATGACAAGGCCTGCCTGCACTTCTGCACCCAAACTCTGGACGTCAGCAG TAATTCAAGGACGGcagaaaaaacagacaaagaagaggaagggaag GTTGAAGTCAAGGACAGACAAAGCAAGCAGGCTTTAGACCTCCACCATCCAAAGCTCGTGCCTGGCAGTGGACTCGCCCTCGCTCCATCTACCTGCCCCCGCTGCCTCTTTCAGGAAGGAGTCCCTTAG
- the EDN3 gene encoding endothelin-3 isoform X4, with protein MEPGLWLLFGLTVTSAAGFVPCSQSGDAGRRGVSQAPTAARSEGDCEETVAGPGEGTVAPTALQGPSPGSPGQEQAAEGAPEHHRSRRCTCFTYKDKECVYYCHLDIIWINTPEQTVPYGLSNYRGSFRGKRSAGLLPGNLQLSHRPHLRCACVGRYDKACLHFCTQTLDVSSSLPTVIQGRQKKQTKKRKGRLKSRTDKASRL; from the exons GATTCGTGCCTTGCTCCCAGTCTGGGGATGCTGGCAGGCGCGGCGTGTCCCAGGCCCCCACTGCAGCCAGATCTGAGGGGGACTGTGAAGAGACTGTGGCTGGCCCTGGCGAGGGGACTGTGGCCCCGACAGCACTGCAGGGTCCAAGCCCTGGAAGTCCTGGGCAGGAGCAGGCGGCCGAGGGGGCCCCTGAGCACCACCGATCCAGGCGCTGCACGTGCTTCACCTACAAGGACAAGGAGTGTGTCTACTATTGCCACCTGGACATCATTTGGATCAACACTCCCGA ACAGACCGTGCCCTATGGACTGTCCAACTACAGAGGAAGCTTCCGGGGCAAGAGGTCTGCAGGGCTGCTTCCAGGGAACCTGCAGCTCTCACATCGGCCACACTTGCGCTGCGCTTGTGTGGGGAGATATGACAAGGCCTGCCTGCACTTCTGCACCCAAACTCTGGACGTCAGCAG CTCTCTCCCCACAGTAATTCAAGGACGGcagaaaaaacagacaaagaagaggaagggaag GTTGAAGTCAAGGACAGACAAAGCAAGCAGGCTTTAG